The following nucleotide sequence is from Leopardus geoffroyi isolate Oge1 chromosome D4, O.geoffroyi_Oge1_pat1.0, whole genome shotgun sequence.
AAAACTTGTTAGTTTCCTTATCCTTCGTGGACCACACGGTTTGCCCCAAAAGCTCTAGAAAAGGTTTTACAGAGAAGTTTGTCTCTCCCTTCTTCACGACAAGCTCCAGAGCCAGCTGCTCTGAGTTCAAAACCGCACTTTGCCACCTCTTGgccgtgtgacctcaggcaggttGCCTGCCCTCTCTGTGCCCAGGGTTCCTCATGTGACAGTAGTACCTACCTAACGATTCAGGAATGTTTTTAAAGTGCCTGACCTATAGCCAGCCCTATAAAAAAtctgctgggggcgcctgggtggcgcagtcggttaagcgtccgacttcagccaggtcacgatctcgcggtccgtgagttcgagccccgcgtcgggctctgggctgatggctcagagcctggagcctgtttccgattctgtgtctccctctctctctgcccctcccccgttcatgctctgtctctctctgtcccaaaaataaataaacgttgaaaaaaaaaaattaaaaaaaaaaatctgctgaatAAAACCATAACACCAACACCGCTAATGATAGCACACTCgagatttgctttttatttttatgtataaaaatgtttcaagattGTATTTTAATGTAACCTCTACCCCCAGCATGGGGTCCCAACGTACAACCTGGAGATCGAGAGTCAcgtgttctaccgactgagccggccaagGCTCCCGCTCTGTTCTTCTCATGTGGGTGAAATTCAACACTGAAAAACGGAATTGCACTTAGAAGCGTCACTAAAATAACTTGAGTGTAcgtaaatattttgcatttttagaatTCCGGGTTATGTAAACAGCGGAAACAATCTTCACAATTTATTGCTGTAACTTACTTCTGGGAAGCAGGCGTTTTCGCAAAAGGGAAGTGGAAGAATTTTATCCGTGGCTACTTGCTAACACGGGCTTGGCGGCCACCTGCATGCCTCCGGGAAGGCGCGACCTCGCGTAAGTTTGACGGCTGACCCTCCTTCGTGCCCTCAGTGCCCATCTGAGACTTTCTCTGGGTCATTCCGGAGTTAACAACCACTTCCCCTCCGCCGCGAACAGAATGGACCGGAGTCCGGTGTCAAGAGGGGCAGCTCGGTCAAAGGtcgtgccccccgccccgccccgcctggaAACACAGCCTCGCGGATGTCTGCCTTGTGGATCTCGTGACAGACATATGGCCAGCATCGCTCCTCTGCGCGATGCCCAGAGCACGAGTCAGGGGGATGGTGGCTGGGGCGGATTCTCTTCTCCGCGAGAAGTTTGAATTTGTCTTACCTGCGATGGAGTCGCAGAACGTTTAACTGCACAAAAGTACGAAGAAGAGCACGACCCATCTTTACAATCCCAGCGCTGCACGGTGCAGTCGGGGTTTCTGTTTGGACATTTTGAGTGGCTAGAGTCAGGTTCACTGATGCGCACAGGCCCCTGCAGTCAGTCACGCGGCCCCTTGTCTGAGGTTTCGTCGTGTCACGAGATCGTCTCCGGAGCATCTCTTACGACCCCGTCATGTTTCTTTCGGGACCACCTGCTGTATACCGCCTGCCTCCTCCGGTGGCTTCCGATTCCCCCCGTTAGGGAGGAACGCCCCAGCGAACACTTCCTTGCGATGCACACGTTCCGTCGCCCTTGTTCAGGCGACTGAAGAACTGTGGGTTCGACAGGAGGACGAGCAGGGACTCTCTCTACCTTGAAATCACGCACTAACCTTTTGCTCAAGGTAAAGCTAAGGCGGCAGCGGAACCCGCCTTTGAGCCTGCGGTGCTAACTTCGCCGCCTGAGTATCCAAGGCCCTTTTCTGGGTGCTCGCGCACCTGCTGTGAATCGTCTTTCAAACATAAAGGGGGACTTGCCCTTCGGAAGTTGGTGGCCGTACATGCCCGGACTGCGCTGCACGCTAAGGGCTTCCCGTGTGCTGTTAGAGAAGAGAGTTAAACGCCAGCTCGTCGCCTACGGAGACTAggcgtggggcggggggcagggtgggggcgcgCCATGGGACGTTGGCGCCGCGTCTGGGGCTCCCACCTACACAAACAAGTCAGAGCGAATTTGTAAGTCATTTTAGAACCCTGCCCCCCAAACAAGAGCGGAGTGTGGGCCAAATGGTGACCTGGCGTGACCTTTAGAAACTCCCAGGGAGGCCCCTGAAAGGCAAACGTTCAGGGCTTCTTTccgcggggcgggggtgggggcccagGCTCGAAGTCCGGGCGCACGGCCAGGCCGGGAAGGACAGCACATCTCTGGGCTTCTCGGGGTCGGGGGAGCGCAGCCACGGTGAGACCTGCTGTCACTGCCTGCGGCTGTGACATGTGTCACCGATCATTGCTTACTCACGGTAGGGAAAGTGCCACGCGCAGGAAtggcccgcccccacccctctaGGGGCTTCAGGGGTTTCAATGAGCCGTGAGTAACCGCTCCTTCCAGAAACCCCTCTTGACACACGGGCTGACCACAGACGTCCGGCCGGTGCTCCGTGGGGATTCCCCTTTCTTGTTTTCCCGTTCGGTCGCACCTGCCATCCAGTGACGCTCCCTGGGGTGGGGCGAGGGTCCCGCATAGCTCCCCGGGGTGACGGCGGGTGGGGGCGACGCTGCCCTGTGCCCCCATAGACCGGGTGCATTTGAGACGCTGCTGCTGGGTTTTAGCTAATAGGTGTGTGTTTTGCACAAAGATTTGGTTTCTTTCTTGAGTTAATGAAGTTTTGTCACCAACTCATGCCCACACTGCCATCTgtgagtttgggggaaaaaaaccaacacTTCTTTGAAACCCAGGAGGCCTGTTGTGCCTTGTGAAGGGGCTCGATAAATAGGGTGGGGTGGGAGTAAGAGGAACCCCTGGGCCCTCTGTAAGGGGCTCAACACAGACTGCTCCAAGAGCCCTGGGCCCACACGAGACACAGTCCCACCCAGTGTGGGACACAAATGGTGCCTAACCAATTCGAGGTCATTTTCTAAGAACCTGgcccttttattttgcttttcaaacttcttcttttttttttcttaacattgatttgtttttgagagacagagagcgagcgagacagagcatgtgtgggggaggggcagagagagagggagacacagaatccgaagcagaccccaggcaccaagctgtcagcacagagcccgacgcggggctcgaacccacgaagcgtgagatcatgacctggactgaggtcggacacctaaccaactgaaccacacaggtgcccctaaacttgtTTCTGTTTGAAGTTTGCAAGGGTGGAAGCAGATGACGTAAAGGAGCAAAGCAGCTGGGTGTCCTCAGGGAGGTATGGTGGGGACGGTGGTGAACCGGAGAGGAGTCGCCTAGTCTGGAGGCCCCCGTGCGTGTCCTTCCAGCTGATGGTTACTGTGGGGATGCGGGTGGGGACCGCAGGCCCATGGGGACCAAACCTTCCCATTTtccaagagaagctggaaaagcaGAATTGTCTGTGAGAGCAGCCAGTTCGGAAACCTGGCTTTGACTTTGTCCCCGAGACGAGCCACAGGCCAGAGGAGCCCTGCGTGCAAGGAACCCTGTGTCCTACGGCCACTGGCCACCGGCTTGCCATTTGATGGCCACGTGCTCACTCTAGAAGTAAACACGTTTTGCAGCAAGGGCTGCCTCATAAGGTTTACTGCTCACTCGAAGCCCACCTCTTTCCATCCCCCAGCGAGCGGCGACTCTCCCACATCGTAGTCAGGCCGTGAGAGACCGCGTTAGCAAAAATAGTTAAATAACATTTCCAaagggtctttaaaaaaaaaatatatttatttattttgagagagagaaaacacgagtagaggaggggcagagagagaatcccaagcaggccccacaccgtccgtgcagaacccgatgtggggctcgatctcacaaaccagagatcatgacctgagctgaaatcaagagtcggatgcttaactgactgagccacccaggcacctcccaaagGGTCTTTAAAACAGAGCATCCCTGAGGATGTGTGTTTCATAAAGTCACTACCACCCTCATTATTAAGGCTCGGAGAAGGCTTAGGGCTGCCATCACGGGGAGTTTGGATGACATCACAGCATCCTAGGACCTGGGGCTCCAGCGGGCTGAGTCACTGGCCGAACGTAGCTTGGGAGCAGGTGGGGCATGTGGTCTGCCCGGGGCAGGTAACCGGGATGGGTGCGGGCACTACCCCTCTCCCGGTAGTCCCACCAGTAGGTGGGGAAACGGCAGACCCGACAGCTCCTCCATTTGTCTAGACCCCAAGGTGGTGGTGGCTGGGTCTGGTGGAGGCCAAATTGGCTTCCAGATAAGACGTCTCTTTCCCAGTTGAGATGAGGGCGTTGCGGCCATTTGGACTGACCGAATACATCCGTGTGAAGCCATATCCTATGGCATACCAGAAAGGCGGTTTTCCTGAAACCAAATACCCTaaaaatgtgagcagaggagaatGGCCCACGGGCTTGTCAGCCCTCTTCCTCCAGGTTGGCTCAGTGCCACCTGGAAATGCTGCCCTGCCCGCCGCgtcccctccccagccaggcCTGTCCAGTGGCCTTCCCGTAGGAGGAGGGGCTAAGACCGGATACCCCCCAGATTTGTATTGTTATAAACTGGGGAGGCTGGGGTGAGATGTGCGGTAAGTTCTATCTGCAACATTTCCTGGGGACCtggaattaatacattttaagatttttaatacaaagaaaaagatcaaTACCTAAACCTCagtcccttaaaaataaacattttgtatcAAGACATACCGTCATTCTGCAAACCACCAGcgaagaaggaaaggaagcagcAGCGGGTGAAGGCAGGCGTCAGGTGCCTGGCTCTCGCCACTAGGAGAAGACACCTGGGATTTCTGGGACAGGAGGTGAGCACGCACAGGCTTCTCCGAATCCCGGAAGCGGCCCTGCCTTTGCAGAGTCTAAGTCCACTGGGGGGTGTGCAGGCCGCCAGTTCATTCTGTCGTCCTCTTTCTAGAAGTTTAGCAGCAGCGCCTGGGCTTGCTGCGAATCCCCGTGCGGGCTCCAGGATCTTAGAAAAGGGGGCCAGGAAGCGCACCCGGCGCGACAGCGTAAGTGATGCTGTCCATGGGCAGTCTGCAAGTGCCGGCTTACGGGCCCCAAACGGTGACCTCACAGAAGGGGCTGTGTACCTCTTCTAGCTTTAGTTGTTATAAGTGGCAAACAAGCTTGTTATATACgtatttttaagccattaaaacatttcaaaatagcCCAAGAAATCTGGGCTCTGCCTCCATCAGGACTGGGTCGGAGTGTCCTTTTGTCCTcattcccccagccccacccccgggGTGGGTTGCGCAGCCCTTCCTCTGGTTTCCATTAGTGCGCAGCTGGGTTGGGGCTCAGCGGACCCGCCAGGGCCAACCCCCTAGAAGCCAACGgaagtgggggcgggggtagCCCGGGTCTTTCTGGACAGCCTGTAGGTGGCGCTCCGGGAAAGGGATTCCGAGCTGCCTTCTTCAAGTCCCTGGGGACAAGAGCTCCGGGTCCCTGCGGAGCGCACCTGGCTGCgtagacagtgcagagccccgtggGAGGactcggggggggggtggggtggggtggggtggggaatcaCATGCAAAGCGGCGCCCCTGCTGGGGATGCGCACCCAGGCGCGCAGGAGCGGCACGTGGCCCGACCTCCACGCGCCGGGCAGCCCCGCGACCCCCACGCGCGGCGGGGCCCTAGCAGCCCCACCCTGCGGCAGGTGGACAGTGTCGCTATGAAGAGAAAGCCTCGATTGTCCCTCCTGCAAACCGCCACACGCCAGACCTCCGCTATTGTGCGCTCTCCATAGAAATGCAAACGAGCCGCGTGCGCCGGCCGCAATCTGCTCGCGCGTCCCAGCGCCCCGCAGCGCAGCGCTCGGCCGCGGGCGGGGAGGTCGGCTGGGACCCTCCAGGGCGGCGGGGTCGGGGCGCTGAGTGTGCGGGGAGGCCTGGCCGGCGGACTCGCGCTGTCGCCCGAGGCAGCTGTGCTGAGGCCCTTTGCAAGCTTAAAGCCCGAGCTGGGTGCTTTATACTTTAAGTTCCGGTTTAAAAGCAACAGTCTGCTAAACTTGAAAttcaaagtaaagaagaaaatagaaaggtaGCAACAAAAATAAGTGCAAAACAAATCTTTAGTTTCTCCAAAGGTGCATTTCACAAATTACAGCGTCCTATTAgcaagcaagattttttttttttaactttttccttttaaggacttaaaacaacaaaaaggcgAGTGAAATCTGCAGGCTCCAGTCTGCCTGGTAACACCCGGACAAAAGCGGCAGATTTGAGGCATTGTCAtcccccccgcacccctccccacGTGGCCTTCTGGCACGAGCCGCGGCCGCCGCCTCATTTGCATCAGAAAGCGAGCGCCGGCCAATGGGCGCGCAGCCTAGCGCCAGCTGGCGGCGGGGCGGCCCTGCCTATATAAGGGCGCGCGGCGGGCCGGGGCGCACTTGCCAGCCGTGCGCTCGCCGGGTGGCCCTAGCCTCCCGGTGCCCGCCGCGTCCGCGCCCCTCGCTCCTTTCGTGGATAACTAGCTAGCCGCTCGCCGACCGAACCATGACTCTGGAGGAAATCCGCGGCCAAGACACGGTTCCCGAAAGCACCGCCAGGTGGGTCGGCGCCGGGCGCCGATGTCTTGGGGCGCGGGGAGCCTGGCCGTGTACTGGACGCAGCCGGTCGGGCGGCCACCTTCGGGGAGCCGCGCGGGTGGGAAGCCGCTGGGCGGGAGCCGGGGCGCCCGAGGTGCCTGTCCTCGGCTGGGGTGCCCGGGGTGTGTCCCCGGGGCTGGGGGATCCCGCCGCGCCTTCTGGCCAGTCCCCACTCACGGCGCTGGCTCGTCCGCAGGATGCAGGGCGCCGGGAAAGCGCTGCACGAGCTGCTGCTGTCGGCACAGCGCCAGGGCTGTCTCACCGCCGGCGTCTATGAGTCCGCCAAAGTCCTGAACGTGTGAGTGTGGACGCGGCCCCGGGTGGGAGCGACCGGGGGctcggggggcggcggcggggcacCCCGGGCTCGCCGCCTCGCCctcaccgccccctccccgcccgcgcAGGGACCCCGACAACGTGACCTTCTGCGTGCTGGCCGCCGACGAGGAGGACGAGGGCGACATCGCGCTGCAGATCCACTTTACGCTGATCCAGGCGTTCTGCTGCGAGAACGACATCGACATCGTGCGCGTGGGCGACGTACAGCGGCTGGCGGCGATCGTGGGCGCGGGCGACGAGGAGGCCGCGTCGGGAGACCTACACTGCATCCTCATTTCGGTGAGTGTCGCCTCCGCCCGGGTGTCGCCCCGCCGCGGCCGGCGGCCGGCGGCCAGCCAGGCTGACCTCTGCGCTCTGCCCGCAGAACCCCAATGAGGACGCGTGGAAGGACCCCGCCTTGGAGAAGCTCAGCCTGTTCTGCGAGGAGAGCCGCAGTGTCAACGACTGGGTGCCCAGTATCACCCTCCCCGAGTGACAGCCCGGAGGGGGCCTTGGTCTGATCGACGTGGTGACGTCCCGGGGCGCCTAGCGCGCGGCTGGCTCTGTGGACGCGCCCTCGGAGGTGGGGCGCCGGTCCGGAGCGCTGCGTGGAGAGCTGCGAGGAGGGgcggtcccctgcaggaggggcccggcggcggcggcggcggcggcggcggcggcaggggcAAGTCTGGCCCCCAGCCCGGGACTCTGCGAGTGTGGGGAGCGGCCGCTTGCCCGGGAAGGCCGGAGGCGGGCCGTGGGCCACGGGGCCGGGCAGGACGCACCGGCCGGGCAGGCGTGACTCAGCAGCCTGCGCGCTCTCgacaggaaggaggggaaaggccAGGCGGGCGAGGCCTGGACGACAGTTGCAGGAGCTCCGTCGGACTGAGCAGCACCGCTGTGCACCAGCGGGCCGGGCGATGCTCGGGTTTCGGAAGGATTATGCTGCTGCACCTTTGAgtttttgacaataaatttactGAAACAAACTTCTTCTCTTTATTGAGGGCAGGGGGTCCTTGCCCGAGGGGGAAGCGGTGTGCAGGGTTCCAGGTGATCGCTGACCCCCCGGGACTGCCTGGCACCTACTATCCTCCGGTGGGGCTgagttaggggctcctggggcgctgggagtgggggaggggcgctggAGCGTGTTAGGGCCGAACTCGAGCCCTGCCCCCATTTGTCTCTTTTTAGGGAGATTTGTAAACTTGCAAGACAGGAGCATACTTGAGATAAGACATCAGGGCAGCAGCTAAAGGCTGGCCCTCCAGCCTGATAACAGcggcctctccctcccctccccctctcctgcccgcagccccctccctgctgaCAGCTGCTTATCAGAGCGGCTTGCAGGATGCAGGCGGCGCCCTCCTGCACAATGAACGCTGCCTCGTGCAGCCGCTGCCCTTTGTGGTCCCCAAGGATGGTGGCAGAATGCTCTCGGGAACCTTCTCCTCTTAAAGGCTCGGCGCTTACGGCAATGTCACCACGGTATTAATATCGTGGATGACATGATGCCTGTGTTTAAGCATGAGTCATCATTTTGTCACGGCTGTGGTAGAACTTCAAAGATCTGAGCAAAAATGGGAAGACATCGTCGACACAAACGGGGTGAGCCATTGTGAGTGGAGCCGGCTTCTGTTACCTGCTATTCCGAGCGCTCTCTGCCCACACGGAGTTAGGAGGCTGTGTTCACAATCCCATTTAAACACTTGTGGAAGCAAAAGAATTTAAAGCTTTTCCACAAAGACCTTCTTTGAGAAACATCCAggagccggggggtggggggagatgtcCGGAGTGAATCAATCTTTTTTATTAGGCCAGTATGCCTTGATTGCGCCTCTCTGCTTGGCCGGAGCCGCGTCCGGCAGGGGAAATGCCCATGGGGCTGGCCTGCTGTTAGCAAGCTGCCTGGCAGCCCAGGGGGCCTTCTGGGCAGAGGAGGGATGGTGTATCGTTTTCCTAAGCAGAAAATTCTCCCGATTTACCAGCCGTCCCAGGTGGCCGATTCACCCAGTTGGGCtccactttttaaattctctccAAATCCTGGAAGCCTTCACAGGAAAAGAGGACTGCTCGAGCTTAATTATTCTTCTCAGAATGAAAGTGTTCTGTTTCACATTTATCATCTCTTCAAGACGTTTCCCCCTTGATGAGACAGAGGCCCAGTGAAATAATtcaggtctgtgtgtgtgtgtgtgtgtgtgcgcgcgtgtgcgcgtGTCCCTGAGTTTCGTTAATATTTTACCTACTTGCTTCTTAGAACCTCGAGTGTGTGTCTACGCCAGCGTGCATCCTGGCAAACGACCATTTGCCACAGCAGGCTATAGTAAACACAAATGGGgcataattactttaaaatgtgcCCTTTGGTGAGTGAATTCACAGAACATTGCACAGAGCGGGCAGGCAGACACTCCTGCTGGCCGCCTGACCCCTCATAGACCAGTCAGTTGGCAACTCTTAAGAAACTTGGCTTTCTTGGATTGGAACTCACAGCCAGGGTGCCTGCTGGAGCCTCAGGGGCCGGGAGAATTTGCAGGCAAAAAAATGCACGCTTGGACGGTGCAAACCCCAAAGctgctggttttgttttgctttgttgttttgtttttgacgaATGGGATTTTATGCAATTACAATGAGATACCCAGGTGATAAGACGCACGGTGCTTGTGACACAGTGCTGCCTCCACACTTCCAACAACCGCGAGTGGTAATGCGTAGATAAGCGGGTGATCGCGGGCACACGGAGGCGATCCACACAGACTGCGCCCGGAAAGCGCTGCATGAATGTTAATGACAATAGTACTTGA
It contains:
- the GADD45G gene encoding growth arrest and DNA damage-inducible protein GADD45 gamma; translation: MTLEEIRGQDTVPESTARMQGAGKALHELLLSAQRQGCLTAGVYESAKVLNVDPDNVTFCVLAADEEDEGDIALQIHFTLIQAFCCENDIDIVRVGDVQRLAAIVGAGDEEAASGDLHCILISNPNEDAWKDPALEKLSLFCEESRSVNDWVPSITLPE